The Campylobacter sp. CN_NE2 region AATCTTTGCTTGTGTTAAATTTCATCCGTTTTTAGACGGGAATAAAAGAAGTGCTATTTATTTGGGCGAACATTTTGCTAGATTAAATGGGTTTGATTTTGATGATAGTTTTTTTGCAAAAATGGAAGAAATAGTAATACAAATAGCTGAAAATTCGCTATCAAAAGAAAAATTAAAAGAATTTTTGATAGCGAATTTTTTGGCTTAGTATTTTATTGATTTGATTTTTTGCGCATTTGTATATTTATAAGCTCCACGACAAGCGAAAATGCCATAGAAAAATAAATATAACCCTTTGGAATATGAAATCCAAGCCCGTCCCCGATGAGCGCAACGCCGACGAGTATCAAAAACGAAAGCGCAAGAATTTTTATGGTCGGGTTATTATCGACAAAACGGCTAATCGCACCACTTGCAAACATCATCACACACACAGCTAAAATAACGGCAAGTATCATGACAGGCAGGTGTTTAGCCATACCGACAGCGGTAATAACGCTATCAAGCGAGAAAATAATATCCAAAAGTGCGATTTGAAACAAAACTCCGCCAAAACTAGCCGCCTTAGTCGCCCTTTCTTCGTGCGTTTCGCCGGTAACGCCTGAGTGAATTTCGGTTGTGGATTTCACAAGCAAAAATAATCCACCCAAAATAAGCACCAAATCTCGTCCGCTAAATTCGTGCGAAAACAGCGAAAACAGCGGTTTTGTAAGGCTCATAATCCAAGCTAAGCTCATTAAAAGTAAAATTCGCGTTATCATCGCTAAACCTAGCCCTAAAATTCGGGCTTTGTCCCGTTGATTTTCCGGCAATTT contains the following coding sequences:
- a CDS encoding type II toxin-antitoxin system death-on-curing family toxin translates to MKYFGIEFATRLHDDIIDEIGGLKGYNKVQIGYLISALEQIQNDEFYPEFTDKLTHLIFACVKFHPFLDGNKRSAIYLGEHFARLNGFDFDDSFFAKMEEIVIQIAENSLSKEKLKEFLIANFLA
- a CDS encoding TerC family protein gives rise to the protein MFDWLASPEAWISLATLTGLEIVLGIDNIIFIAILCGKLPENQRDKARILGLGLAMITRILLLMSLAWIMSLTKPLFSLFSHEFSGRDLVLILGGLFLLVKSTTEIHSGVTGETHEERATKAASFGGVLFQIALLDIIFSLDSVITAVGMAKHLPVMILAVILAVCVMMFASGAISRFVDNNPTIKILALSFLILVGVALIGDGLGFHIPKGYIYFSMAFSLVVELINIQMRKKSNQ